In Polaromonas sp. JS666, one genomic interval encodes:
- the rho gene encoding transcription termination factor Rho produces MHLNELKALHVSEVLKQAEALEIENVGRMRKQELMFAIIKKRAKTGETIVADGVLEVLPDGFGFLRAPDSSYTASTDDIYISPSQIRRFNLHTGDMIEGEVRTPKDGERYFALNKLDKVNDGAPEDNKHKVMFENLTPLFPREQFKLERDIKAEENLTSRIIDIIAPIGKGQRALLVAPPKSGKTVMMQNIAHAITANYPEVVMMVLLVDERPEEVTEMQRSVRGEVISSTFDEPAARHVHVAEMVIERAKRLVELGKDVVILLDSITRLARAYNNVLPSSGKVLTGGVDANALQRPKRFFGAARKIEEGGSLTIIGTALVDTGSRMDEVIFEEFKGTGNCEIHLDRRLYEKRVFPAIHLNRSGTRKEELLLAPEILQKSRILRQFMYNMDEIESMELMLKNMKATKNNHEFFDMMRRGG; encoded by the coding sequence ATGCACTTAAACGAACTCAAGGCACTGCACGTGTCTGAAGTCCTCAAGCAGGCCGAAGCCCTGGAGATCGAAAACGTTGGCCGCATGCGCAAGCAGGAGCTGATGTTTGCCATCATCAAGAAGCGGGCAAAAACCGGCGAAACCATCGTCGCCGATGGCGTGCTGGAAGTGCTGCCGGACGGTTTTGGCTTTCTGCGTGCGCCCGACTCGAGCTACACCGCCAGCACCGACGACATCTACATCAGCCCAAGCCAGATCCGCCGCTTCAACCTGCACACCGGCGACATGATCGAAGGCGAAGTGCGCACCCCCAAAGACGGCGAGCGCTACTTTGCACTGAACAAGCTCGACAAAGTCAACGACGGTGCGCCGGAAGACAACAAGCACAAGGTCATGTTCGAGAACCTGACGCCGCTGTTCCCGCGCGAGCAGTTCAAGCTCGAGCGCGACATCAAGGCCGAGGAAAACCTGACCAGCCGCATCATCGACATCATTGCCCCCATCGGCAAAGGCCAGCGCGCCCTGCTGGTGGCGCCCCCCAAATCCGGCAAGACGGTGATGATGCAGAACATCGCCCACGCCATCACGGCCAACTATCCCGAAGTGGTGATGATGGTCCTGCTGGTGGACGAACGCCCTGAAGAGGTCACCGAGATGCAGCGCAGCGTGCGCGGCGAGGTGATTTCCTCCACCTTCGACGAACCCGCAGCGCGCCACGTGCATGTGGCCGAAATGGTGATCGAGCGCGCCAAGCGCCTGGTCGAACTCGGCAAGGACGTCGTGATCCTGCTGGACTCCATCACCCGCCTCGCCCGTGCCTACAACAACGTGCTGCCCTCGTCAGGCAAGGTGCTGACCGGCGGTGTCGACGCCAATGCACTGCAGCGCCCCAAGCGTTTCTTTGGTGCGGCCCGCAAGATCGAAGAAGGCGGCAGCCTGACCATCATTGGCACAGCGCTGGTCGATACCGGCAGCCGCATGGACGAAGTGATTTTTGAGGAGTTCAAGGGCACCGGCAACTGCGAGATTCACCTGGATCGCCGCCTCTACGAAAAACGCGTGTTCCCGGCCATCCACCTCAACCGCAGCGGCACCCGCAAGGAAGAGCTGCTGCTGGCGCCCGAAATCCTGCAAAAGTCGCGCATTTTGCGTCAATTCATGTACAACATGGACGAAATCGAGTCCATGGAGCTCATGCTCAAGAACATGAAAGCGACGAAAAACAACCACGAATTCTTCGACATGATGCGGCGAGGCGGCTAG
- the trxA gene encoding thioredoxin TrxA encodes MASELIKHTTDATFEADVLKSSTPVLVDYWAEWCGPCKMIAPILDEVATGYDGKLQIAKMNVDENRDIPAKFGIRGIPTLMLFKDGQLAATKVGAMSKAQLTAFIDQQLA; translated from the coding sequence ATGGCGAGCGAATTGATCAAACATACCACCGATGCCACGTTTGAAGCCGACGTGCTGAAATCTTCAACACCCGTTCTGGTGGACTATTGGGCCGAATGGTGCGGCCCTTGCAAGATGATTGCCCCCATCCTGGACGAAGTGGCCACCGGCTATGACGGCAAGTTGCAGATCGCCAAAATGAATGTCGATGAAAACCGCGACATTCCCGCCAAATTCGGCATTCGTGGCATTCCCACGCTGATGCTGTTCAAGGACGGCCAGCTGGCAGCCACCAAGGTCGGCGCCATGAGCAAGGCCCAGTTGACCGCATTCATTGACCAGCAACTGGCCTGA
- a CDS encoding PD-(D/E)XK nuclease family protein, which yields MPPETLEIPENAVLSPDVLCWQRVMAQLAATLKTRNVHPAEAVVLLPYAQLIQQARRAWAGVAGETFFVPRFETTMNWASSLGGTLGLFTPSGDDLRMDMAVDMLTAASLLERAGLGAQQDALAGRLVEAAWSLGRVAAAVLPAQRQVWSERLAVSLQAGLDSPVLALEAAVGQIALAWAAASAYPSDRLFQATPALLAVLEGFQAEPLTDALKAHFGERSISIALCLPQDLRAPAELPLPSLHAAMDAEDEAGRAAACVLAHLAQGRSPVALIAQDRLLTRRVGAMLAGRGIAMRDETGWKLSTTRAAASLMGLLRAMPWDASTDAVLDWLKNAPGVSPGEVTAAETELRKAGLRAWRDLPATPQPAFAATQQLALQVDALRKALGRTRPLASWLRDLRAALQSAGQWDALEIDNAGQTVLEVLRLHEGAEAEFDSAPTMALASFTSWVNQALEGGKFSPEHPQGEQVVILPLAQLLGRPMQAVVLPGCDEIRLPVSPEPAGLWTPGQREVLGLPSRDMLASANRAAWHYVLQLPHVDLLWRTSEAGEHLIPSGFVQELLLAQAGHGDSPALATDSRRLRPVAIQPTPRPMPTGEALPVTRLSASAYEDLRRCPYRFFALRQLRLQESGELDSELDKRDFGNWLHSVLRYFHEALKAAPTPELSAREAMINLAAERVTQAMALSDSEFLPFAAIWPRVREGYLAWLTDHEAEGARFEEAEAEREMPLGKLQLIGKLDRIDRQADGHTLLIDYKTEPRTVTVERIKDGQEDTQLAFYAALMHDDTLAAAYVNLGEKEATRTYAQPGIVGLRDALIESILTDMDRIARGTPLPALGEGKACEYCAARGLCRKDFWNE from the coding sequence ATGCCGCCAGAGACCCTTGAGATCCCTGAGAACGCTGTACTGTCCCCGGATGTGCTGTGCTGGCAGCGCGTCATGGCGCAGCTGGCCGCGACGCTCAAGACGCGAAATGTGCACCCCGCCGAGGCCGTTGTCCTGCTTCCGTATGCGCAGTTGATCCAGCAGGCGCGCCGGGCCTGGGCCGGGGTTGCGGGCGAAACATTTTTTGTACCGCGATTTGAGACCACCATGAACTGGGCCAGCAGCCTGGGCGGCACGCTGGGGCTTTTCACGCCATCGGGTGATGATTTGCGCATGGACATGGCGGTCGACATGCTGACCGCCGCATCGCTGCTGGAACGGGCCGGCCTGGGCGCGCAGCAGGATGCCCTGGCCGGGCGCCTTGTCGAGGCGGCGTGGAGTCTGGGGCGTGTCGCGGCGGCGGTGCTGCCGGCTCAGCGCCAGGTCTGGAGCGAGCGCCTGGCGGTGTCGCTGCAGGCGGGCCTGGATTCTCCGGTGCTGGCTCTGGAAGCCGCAGTGGGTCAGATCGCGCTGGCCTGGGCCGCGGCTTCGGCCTATCCGTCAGATCGCCTGTTCCAGGCCACACCGGCGTTGCTGGCCGTGCTGGAAGGGTTTCAGGCTGAACCGCTGACCGATGCACTGAAGGCGCACTTCGGCGAGCGTTCCATCTCCATTGCGCTGTGCCTGCCGCAGGACCTGCGGGCTCCCGCGGAATTGCCCCTGCCGTCGCTGCACGCCGCGATGGACGCCGAGGATGAGGCCGGCCGTGCCGCCGCCTGTGTGCTGGCGCACTTGGCCCAGGGGCGCAGCCCGGTCGCGCTGATCGCCCAGGACCGGCTCCTGACACGCCGGGTGGGCGCCATGCTGGCCGGGCGCGGCATTGCGATGCGCGACGAAACAGGCTGGAAGCTGTCCACCACGCGTGCTGCGGCCAGCCTGATGGGCCTGCTGCGCGCCATGCCGTGGGACGCCTCCACCGACGCCGTACTGGACTGGCTGAAGAATGCACCCGGCGTCAGTCCGGGCGAGGTCACCGCAGCGGAAACCGAACTGCGCAAGGCTGGCCTGCGCGCCTGGCGCGATCTGCCGGCGACCCCGCAGCCGGCCTTCGCTGCGACCCAGCAACTCGCCTTGCAGGTCGACGCATTGCGCAAGGCCCTCGGGCGCACACGCCCACTGGCCTCGTGGCTGCGCGACCTGCGTGCTGCCTTGCAGTCGGCAGGGCAGTGGGACGCGCTGGAAATCGACAATGCCGGCCAGACGGTGCTGGAGGTGCTTCGCCTGCATGAGGGCGCCGAGGCGGAGTTCGACAGCGCACCCACGATGGCGCTGGCCTCGTTCACCAGTTGGGTGAACCAGGCCCTGGAAGGCGGCAAGTTTTCTCCCGAGCACCCGCAGGGGGAGCAGGTGGTGATCCTGCCGCTGGCACAACTCCTGGGGCGGCCCATGCAGGCGGTGGTGTTGCCCGGCTGCGATGAAATCCGCCTGCCGGTTTCGCCCGAGCCTGCGGGTCTCTGGACGCCCGGACAACGCGAAGTTCTGGGCCTGCCCTCGCGTGACATGCTGGCCAGCGCCAACCGGGCTGCCTGGCACTATGTCCTGCAACTGCCGCATGTGGACCTGCTTTGGCGCACCAGCGAGGCCGGTGAGCACCTGATTCCCAGCGGTTTTGTGCAGGAGCTGCTGCTCGCGCAAGCCGGGCACGGCGACAGTCCAGCCTTGGCGACTGACTCCCGCCGCTTGCGCCCGGTCGCGATCCAGCCCACGCCGCGTCCCATGCCCACCGGCGAGGCCTTGCCGGTGACCCGGCTGTCGGCCAGCGCCTATGAAGACCTGCGCCGCTGTCCCTACCGTTTTTTTGCACTGCGCCAGTTGCGCCTGCAGGAGTCCGGCGAGCTGGACAGCGAACTGGACAAACGCGACTTCGGCAATTGGCTGCACAGCGTTCTGCGCTATTTCCATGAGGCACTGAAAGCCGCGCCAACCCCCGAATTGTCTGCGCGTGAAGCCATGATTAACCTGGCGGCTGAACGGGTCACGCAGGCGATGGCCCTGAGCGACAGCGAGTTCCTGCCGTTTGCCGCGATCTGGCCGCGTGTGCGCGAGGGCTACCTGGCCTGGCTCACCGATCACGAGGCGGAGGGCGCCCGTTTTGAGGAGGCGGAAGCCGAGCGTGAAATGCCCCTGGGCAAGCTGCAGTTGATCGGCAAACTGGACCGCATCGACCGCCAGGCCGATGGCCATACGCTGCTGATTGACTACAAAACCGAGCCACGCACAGTGACGGTCGAGCGTATCAAGGACGGGCAGGAAGACACCCAACTGGCGTTCTATGCCGCGCTGATGCACGACGACACGCTGGCGGCGGCCTACGTCAACCTTGGCGAAAAAGAAGCCACCCGCACCTACGCGCAGCCCGGGATCGTGGGCCTGCGTGACGCGCTGATCGAAAGCATCCTGACCGACATGGACCGCATTGCGCGCGGCACGCCGCTGCCCGCGCTGGGCGAGGGCAAGGCCTGCGAATACTGTGCGGCGCGCGGCTTGTGCCGCAAGGATTTCTGGAATGAGTAG
- a CDS encoding UvrD-helicase domain-containing protein — protein sequence MKVVHYAAYECNGEPISADAFYAIACNPRRSVAVEACAGAGKTWMLVSRIVRALLDGAGGGPDAQVRPHEILAITFTKKAAGEMRERLDDWLKAFVHADDATLQRELEMRGVRFGDSSEKGLKAALEMRKQLSNLYRSILASGRSVQIRTFHSWFAALLRSAPVAVLQRLGLPVNYELLEDDAPARALVWRRFYATVAASDSLKADFEAVVLAHGRFQADKALQTALDKRTEFTLADELGVVDASVLPFGVQYPDFDGLAAPGEWLAHPARRQTLLEAAKALGRASAPTFSAKGVELEQALTAGDMSAVFSALLTDKGSPRKFGEKIAGIDIVRQAQDLALRAVAACQQHEAWTHQQRMARLTRALIAQFTGLKRERGWVDMNDVERAALVMLGDPVLSGWVQERLDARIKHLMIDEFQDTNPLQWQSLYAWLIGYSGAGSAPSVFLVGDPKQSIYRFRRAEPQVFRAAQAFVVEGLGGDLLSCDHTRRNAEAVIDTVNAAMATARAADGYEGFREHTTASGRIGAAGRLPPIPRQKDTDEAALAGPESGWRDSLTTPRELPEETLRTREALQAAAWISGQLASGLKPSDIMVLSRKRAGLLPLQDELRALHIPAQVGEKTDLIDCCEVLDVVALLDALVSPQHDLSLARALRSPLFGVADAGLVQLALLQRELRMPWYQVLQKTELLAPELQGPGAVLTRWKGWLDQLPPHDALQSIYDDGDVLARFVAAAPAAQRGTVLANLRALLGVALDRDGGRYATPYAFVRALKAGGTLAPAAVSNDAVRLLTIHGAKGLEAEAVLLLDTDTLERNADSMGVLVDWPGEAVAPHKFVFLVSESRPPACAEKVLADELLARKREELNALYVALTRARHTLVISSIEPHRETSESWWQRLYGLVGELPAPVVESIGPAAASAAKSQIFYLPELPVLPDTAIHKVLPDTPEDEDSTVARVGKAMHRLLEWGGPFSAQQLAAVAREFRLSPAQAARAGGLAERILTGEGAWAWNPNAVAWQGNEIDLVYQGQPLRLDRLVQRKDAGHEGHWWVLDYKSAGAPQSQPALLAQMQTYRAAVQQIYPAATVKAAFLTGSGAVVELS from the coding sequence ATGAAGGTCGTCCACTATGCCGCCTACGAGTGCAACGGCGAACCGATTTCCGCTGACGCGTTCTACGCCATCGCTTGCAACCCACGCCGCAGCGTCGCGGTCGAGGCCTGTGCCGGTGCCGGCAAAACCTGGATGCTGGTGTCGCGCATCGTGCGCGCCCTGCTGGATGGTGCAGGAGGCGGCCCTGATGCCCAGGTTCGCCCCCACGAAATCCTGGCCATTACCTTCACCAAAAAGGCCGCCGGCGAAATGCGTGAACGACTCGACGACTGGCTCAAGGCCTTTGTCCACGCCGACGACGCCACGCTGCAGCGCGAGCTTGAAATGCGCGGCGTCAGGTTCGGAGATTCAAGCGAAAAAGGCCTGAAAGCCGCGCTTGAAATGCGTAAGCAGCTCTCAAATTTATACCGTTCCATCCTGGCCAGTGGCCGGTCGGTGCAGATACGCACCTTCCACAGCTGGTTCGCCGCCCTGCTGCGCAGCGCGCCGGTGGCTGTGCTGCAAAGGCTGGGGTTGCCGGTCAATTATGAGCTGCTGGAGGATGATGCCCCCGCCCGGGCGCTGGTGTGGCGGCGCTTTTACGCCACGGTGGCGGCCAGTGATTCGCTCAAGGCGGATTTTGAGGCTGTCGTGCTGGCACATGGCCGCTTCCAGGCCGACAAGGCCCTGCAGACCGCACTCGACAAGCGCACCGAATTCACGCTGGCCGATGAGCTGGGCGTGGTCGATGCCTCGGTGCTGCCCTTTGGCGTGCAGTACCCCGACTTTGACGGGCTGGCTGCGCCTGGGGAATGGCTGGCCCATCCGGCCCGCCGCCAGACTTTGCTGGAAGCGGCGAAGGCGTTGGGCCGCGCCAGTGCGCCCACCTTCTCGGCCAAAGGCGTGGAGCTGGAGCAGGCCCTGACGGCGGGTGACATGTCCGCCGTTTTCAGTGCGCTGTTGACCGACAAAGGAAGTCCGCGCAAGTTTGGCGAGAAGATCGCCGGCATCGACATCGTGCGGCAGGCGCAGGACCTGGCGCTGCGCGCGGTGGCGGCCTGCCAGCAGCACGAGGCCTGGACCCACCAGCAGCGTATGGCCCGCCTCACCCGCGCGCTGATCGCGCAGTTCACCGGCCTCAAGCGCGAGCGCGGCTGGGTTGACATGAATGACGTCGAGCGCGCGGCGCTCGTCATGCTGGGCGACCCGGTGCTGTCGGGCTGGGTGCAGGAGCGGCTGGATGCCCGCATCAAGCATTTGATGATCGACGAGTTCCAGGACACCAACCCGCTGCAGTGGCAGTCGCTGTACGCCTGGCTGATCGGCTATTCCGGCGCCGGATCGGCGCCCAGCGTGTTTCTGGTGGGCGACCCCAAGCAAAGCATTTACCGCTTCCGGCGCGCCGAACCCCAGGTGTTCCGCGCCGCGCAGGCCTTTGTTGTGGAGGGCCTCGGCGGTGACCTGTTGAGCTGCGACCACACCCGCCGCAATGCCGAAGCGGTGATCGACACGGTGAACGCCGCCATGGCCACGGCCCGGGCCGCCGATGGTTATGAGGGCTTTCGCGAGCACACCACGGCGTCTGGCCGAATTGGCGCAGCGGGGCGGCTGCCGCCCATACCGCGGCAAAAAGACACGGATGAAGCGGCTCTGGCCGGTCCGGAATCGGGCTGGCGAGACAGCCTTACGACGCCGCGCGAGTTGCCTGAGGAAACCCTGCGCACGCGCGAAGCACTGCAGGCCGCTGCATGGATTTCCGGGCAACTGGCCAGCGGCCTCAAGCCGTCAGACATCATGGTGTTGTCGCGCAAGCGGGCCGGCCTGCTGCCCCTGCAGGACGAATTGCGGGCCTTGCATATTCCTGCCCAGGTGGGTGAAAAAACCGACCTGATCGATTGCTGCGAGGTGCTGGACGTCGTGGCGCTGCTGGACGCGCTGGTGTCGCCGCAGCACGATCTGTCGCTGGCCCGTGCCCTGCGCTCGCCGCTGTTTGGTGTGGCCGACGCCGGCCTGGTGCAGCTGGCCTTGTTGCAGCGTGAACTGCGGATGCCGTGGTATCAGGTGCTGCAAAAAACAGAGCTGCTTGCGCCTGAACTGCAAGGGCCGGGCGCCGTTTTGACCCGATGGAAAGGCTGGCTGGACCAGCTGCCGCCGCATGATGCGCTGCAAAGCATTTACGACGACGGCGATGTGCTGGCGCGCTTTGTGGCCGCTGCGCCGGCCGCCCAGCGCGGCACCGTGCTGGCCAATCTGCGCGCATTGCTGGGTGTTGCGCTGGACCGCGACGGTGGGCGCTATGCCACGCCCTATGCCTTTGTGCGTGCGCTGAAGGCGGGCGGCACGCTGGCGCCTGCGGCCGTCAGCAACGACGCCGTCCGGCTGCTGACCATTCACGGCGCCAAGGGCCTGGAAGCCGAAGCGGTGCTGCTGCTGGACACAGACACGCTGGAGCGCAATGCCGACAGCATGGGCGTGCTGGTCGACTGGCCCGGCGAAGCTGTCGCGCCGCATAAGTTTGTATTTCTGGTCAGCGAGAGCCGGCCACCCGCCTGCGCCGAAAAAGTGCTGGCCGACGAACTGCTGGCGCGCAAGCGTGAGGAGCTCAATGCCTTGTACGTCGCGCTGACCCGCGCGCGCCATACGCTGGTGATCTCGTCGATTGAACCGCACCGCGAGACCAGCGAGAGCTGGTGGCAGCGGCTGTACGGACTGGTTGGCGAGTTACCGGCACCGGTGGTTGAATCGATTGGCCCAGCCGCCGCTTCCGCAGCAAAGAGCCAGATTTTCTACCTGCCTGAACTGCCCGTCTTGCCGGACACAGCGATCCACAAGGTGTTGCCAGACACGCCTGAGGACGAGGACAGTACCGTCGCCCGAGTCGGCAAGGCCATGCACCGACTGCTGGAGTGGGGCGGCCCGTTTTCCGCCCAGCAGTTGGCGGCGGTGGCGCGCGAGTTTCGCCTCAGCCCGGCGCAGGCCGCGCGCGCCGGCGGGCTGGCGGAGCGCATCCTGACGGGTGAGGGTGCCTGGGCCTGGAATCCCAATGCGGTGGCCTGGCAGGGCAACGAAATTGATCTGGTGTACCAGGGCCAGCCCTTGCGGCTGGACAGACTGGTGCAGCGCAAGGACGCCGGCCATGAGGGCCACTGGTGGGTGCTGGACTACAAATCGGCTGGCGCGCCGCAGTCGCAACCGGCGCTGCTGGCGCAGATGCAGACCTACCGCGCGGCGGTGCAACAGATTTACCCGGCGGCCACGGTGAAGGCCGCTTTCCTGACGGGATCGGGAGCGGTGGTGGAGCTTTCCTGA
- a CDS encoding TIGR03862 family flavoprotein, with translation MNDSTLPVKSLQSTQHSPLRVAVIGGGPAGLMAAEVLAGAGAAVSVTVYDAMPSVGRKFLLAGKGGLNLTHSEEPPVFLGRYGERSGELQPLLAAFGPTQLRVWAGALGVETFVGSSGRVFPKDMKAAPLLRAWLHRLRGAGVQFSMRHRWLGWTDDSEPKGALKFSTPSSEMQVQADAVVLALGGASWARLGSDGAWVPILAERGIAIAPLKPSNCGFDVFAPLAALAAPGMLGSGESRREFLKELIGQAPPPRVGWTEHFTSRFAGQPFKSVAIHFTDSRGRTFHRKGEFVATATGVEGSLIYAVSSLLRDEIAMHASATFTLDLLPDKSPEQVLVEVRHPRGSRSLSSHLKSRLNLDGIKAAILYELLGKDAINDPIQLAHAIKALPVTLLAPRPIDEAISSAGGVPFEAMDAHMQLRASKGTAQPVFCAGEMLDWEAPTGGYLLTACFASGHAAGQGVINYFGL, from the coding sequence TTGAACGACTCGACTCTTCCTGTTAAATCGCTGCAGTCCACGCAGCACTCCCCATTGCGGGTTGCCGTCATCGGGGGCGGCCCGGCGGGCCTGATGGCTGCGGAAGTGCTGGCCGGCGCCGGCGCTGCCGTGTCGGTCACGGTCTACGATGCCATGCCCTCGGTCGGCCGCAAGTTTTTGCTGGCTGGCAAGGGTGGCCTCAACCTCACGCATTCAGAAGAGCCGCCGGTTTTCCTGGGCCGCTACGGCGAGCGCAGCGGCGAGCTGCAGCCTTTGCTGGCGGCCTTTGGCCCGACCCAACTGCGGGTCTGGGCCGGGGCATTGGGTGTGGAAACCTTTGTCGGCAGTTCGGGCCGGGTGTTCCCCAAGGACATGAAGGCCGCGCCGCTGCTGCGCGCATGGCTGCATCGCCTGCGTGGCGCGGGCGTGCAATTTTCCATGCGGCATCGCTGGCTGGGCTGGACCGACGACAGCGAGCCCAAGGGGGCTTTGAAATTCTCAACACCCTCCAGTGAAATGCAGGTACAGGCCGACGCCGTGGTGCTGGCGCTGGGTGGCGCCAGCTGGGCGCGTCTGGGATCGGATGGCGCATGGGTGCCGATATTGGCGGAGCGCGGCATCGCGATCGCGCCCCTGAAGCCGTCCAATTGTGGTTTCGATGTCTTTGCCCCGCTGGCTGCCCTGGCGGCGCCGGGCATGCTGGGGTCGGGCGAGAGCCGCCGTGAGTTCCTGAAAGAACTGATTGGTCAGGCACCCCCACCCCGCGTGGGCTGGACTGAGCATTTCACCAGCCGCTTCGCCGGTCAACCCTTCAAGTCGGTTGCCATCCACTTCACGGATTCACGCGGCCGCACTTTTCACCGGAAGGGGGAGTTCGTGGCGACCGCAACGGGCGTCGAGGGCAGTCTCATCTATGCCGTCTCAAGCCTGCTGCGCGATGAGATTGCCATGCATGCCAGTGCCACCTTCACGCTCGATCTGCTGCCGGACAAGTCGCCCGAGCAGGTCCTGGTTGAGGTGCGGCACCCGCGCGGCTCACGCTCGCTTTCCAGCCATCTGAAAAGCCGCCTGAACCTTGATGGCATCAAGGCCGCCATTCTTTATGAATTGCTGGGCAAGGACGCCATCAACGACCCCATCCAGCTTGCCCACGCCATCAAGGCCTTGCCGGTGACGCTGCTGGCTCCCCGGCCGATCGATGAGGCCATCAGCAGCGCTGGTGGCGTGCCCTTCGAGGCGATGGATGCGCACATGCAACTTCGAGCATCAAAAGGTACAGCCCAGCCCGTGTTTTGTGCCGGCGAAATGCTTGATTGGGAGGCGCCCACGGGTGGCTACCTGCTCACCGCCTGTTTTGCCAGCGGGCATGCTGCCGGCCAAGGTGTCATCAATTATTTTGGCCTTTAG
- the dnaX gene encoding DNA polymerase III subunit gamma/tau encodes MSYLVLARKYRPRNFSEMVGQSHVVQALGNALSTRRLHHAYLFTGTRGVGKTTVSRILAKSLNCTGVDGQGDITAEPCGVCQACIDIDSGRFVDYTELDAASNRGVDEIAQLLEQAVYKPVVGRFKVFMIDEVHMLTNTAFNAMLKTLEEPPEYLKFVLATTDPQKVPATVLSRCLQFNLRPMAPETVLEHLAQVLGTENVPAEPQALRLLARAARGSMRDALSLTDQAIAFGSGQLLEASVRTMLGSVDRSYVFRLLDALARGDGKTVVETSEALRLNGLSAASTLEEMTAVLQRMAVLQAVPDRGGVDDADPEIAETARLAQTLPADETQLLYSLCLHGRGELGLAPDEYAGLTMVLLRLLAFKPSSAMVPAVQARSPASSLGSAAEPAKKPQPESAIAGARAVPEPAATASVAQPVPVAVPERSSSQNQGRKDAPAHVNAESVAINSEAPVGLPGVPAPAPRILPTAPAPLATTPLGDAWSQTVNQLVVAELVAALTRELALQSELRSQDEGMWTLRVERESLNQAAAREKLQAALQQALGDTAIRLTVEIGPVSDTPARRNAAALAERQRAAEEMIQNDPFVQDMIRDWGARIVPGSIRPLAPKPI; translated from the coding sequence ATGTCCTATCTAGTTCTTGCCCGCAAATACCGTCCCCGAAATTTCTCTGAAATGGTGGGTCAGTCGCATGTGGTGCAGGCACTTGGCAATGCGCTGAGCACGCGGCGCTTGCACCATGCCTATCTCTTCACCGGCACGCGGGGCGTCGGCAAGACCACCGTGTCGCGCATTCTCGCCAAGTCGCTCAATTGCACGGGTGTCGATGGGCAGGGCGACATTACCGCCGAGCCCTGCGGCGTTTGCCAGGCATGCATCGACATCGACAGTGGCCGCTTCGTCGACTACACCGAGCTCGATGCAGCATCCAACCGCGGGGTGGATGAAATTGCGCAGTTGCTGGAGCAGGCGGTTTACAAGCCGGTGGTGGGCCGCTTCAAGGTCTTCATGATCGACGAGGTTCACATGCTGACGAACACGGCGTTCAACGCCATGCTCAAGACGCTGGAGGAACCGCCCGAGTACCTCAAATTTGTGCTCGCCACGACCGATCCGCAGAAGGTCCCCGCCACCGTGCTGTCGCGCTGCCTACAGTTCAACCTGCGCCCCATGGCGCCTGAGACGGTGCTGGAACACCTGGCCCAGGTGCTGGGCACCGAAAATGTGCCGGCCGAACCACAGGCCTTGCGTCTGCTGGCACGTGCGGCCCGAGGCTCCATGCGCGATGCGCTGTCGCTGACCGACCAGGCCATTGCCTTTGGTTCGGGCCAGTTGCTGGAGGCCAGCGTGCGCACCATGCTGGGCAGCGTGGACCGCAGTTATGTGTTTCGCCTGCTGGATGCGCTGGCGCGCGGCGACGGCAAAACCGTGGTGGAAACCTCCGAAGCCTTGCGACTCAATGGCCTGAGCGCCGCTTCCACGCTCGAAGAGATGACGGCCGTGCTGCAGCGCATGGCGGTGCTGCAGGCTGTGCCGGACAGGGGGGGCGTTGATGATGCCGACCCCGAAATCGCCGAGACGGCCCGGCTGGCCCAGACCTTGCCGGCCGACGAAACCCAGTTGCTCTACAGCCTGTGCCTGCATGGCCGCGGCGAGCTGGGTCTGGCGCCCGACGAATATGCGGGCCTCACCATGGTGCTATTGCGCTTGCTGGCGTTCAAGCCTTCGTCCGCCATGGTGCCAGCCGTGCAGGCCAGGTCGCCGGCCTCCTCGCTGGGGAGCGCCGCCGAGCCCGCAAAAAAGCCGCAGCCTGAGTCGGCCATTGCCGGCGCGCGTGCGGTTCCTGAACCGGCGGCGACGGCATCGGTAGCCCAGCCGGTGCCTGTCGCTGTGCCGGAACGCTCCTCAAGCCAGAACCAGGGGAGAAAAGATGCTCCAGCCCATGTAAATGCTGAGTCTGTTGCTATTAATTCAGAAGCACCGGTTGGGCTGCCTGGCGTGCCGGCGCCCGCACCGCGGATCTTACCGACCGCGCCCGCACCCCTGGCGACCACGCCGCTGGGCGATGCATGGAGCCAGACCGTTAATCAGCTGGTGGTGGCCGAATTGGTTGCCGCGCTGACGCGTGAGCTGGCGCTGCAGTCAGAGCTGCGCAGTCAGGATGAGGGCATGTGGACCCTGCGCGTGGAGCGGGAGTCATTGAACCAGGCCGCCGCCCGCGAGAAATTGCAGGCTGCGTTGCAACAGGCGCTCGGCGACACGGCCATCAGGCTGACCGTGGAAATAGGCCCCGTGAGTGATACCCCGGCACGCCGCAATGCTGCCGCGCTGGCGGAGCGTCAGCGGGCCGCCGAAGAGATGATTCAGAACGACCCGTTTGTGCAGGACATGATTCGGGATTGGGGTGCCAGGATTGTTCCGGGCAGCATCAGGCCCCTTGCCCCCAAGCCGATATGA